A single window of Bacteroidota bacterium DNA harbors:
- a CDS encoding T9SS type A sorting domain-containing protein has product MKKLFTSLLIALSFLFTTSIKSNAAAYVVQVMNFQFSPNKVNMCLGDTIVFVWSSGFHNVHIYNPIDTTSPDLTGFGQYWGIVPTIAATYSYQCDYHASMMQGTFTVNTIPTASVNSVTDVACKGNSTGAITINSSGGSLSYAWSNGATTQNISGLAAGTYSVTVSNNCGSTSLTGIVVNEPASALNVSIAVQDNVKCNGGNDGHVMLNTSGGTPMYTYLWSSGETVPTINTKPAGTYSVLVTDANGCTATLTAVITEPAAITTTLVVTTISCNGNNDGAINLSVSGGTGMYTYSWQPNGETTQNISNLSPGTYTVNITDANFCTHTDVATVNQPSVLTVTLSPTDVSCNGANDGSISSSVTGGTSPYTYSWSNSATTSAISNLSPATYSVVVADANGCTAAAIAGITEPTALTTTVSSTNATCSSTCDGTAMVTASGGTPPYTYSWNPSGATTSSVTNLCAGTYTVCVEDANHCLVCTPVTISSPPAITTTLTATNVSCNGNNDGAINLSVSGGTGMYTYLWMPGMETTQNISNLSPGNYSVTVTDGNNCSATATVAVTEPAALAVMLTPKDISCNGANDGSISSSVTGGTSPYTYLWSNSASTQNISNLSATTYSLLVTDMNGCTATATATISEPSALTITVTSNNATCGNSCNGDATAAVSGGTPPYTYSWCNGATTSVITGLCAGNCNATVSDANGCMLTVTFTITAPPAIMISVDSIHNSTSCNSGNGEIYTTVSGGVTPYTYAWSPAGGNSDDATGLNPGTYTLAVTDANGCQATATATVTNSSAMTITGSVTNVTCNGGTDGAIMISVTGGTPAFTYAWSNGSTSQNLSNASAGCYSVTVTDANGCSAMYTNCITQPAALTISLTSTPASCNGGNDGTATVSTSGGSGNFSYLWNPSSQTTAAATGLSAGNYSVSVMDITCSVTVTGTVTITQPSAMTATVTHTNPCSSTSNNGTATVIVSGGSGSYSYLWNPSGQTTSTATGLGTGTYTVTVTDILCPKTLTLTVTLAAPIIPLQLSTIAAFPENPCGAQNGQAVPFVIGGSTPYTYMWSNGQTNQNATGLSAGNYSLVVTDASGCTATGTVTVTCIPVSVSNLSPGDFNMNIFPNPTSDAFTLEFVSATADDYAIEIRNLLGEKIYSKEIKSFSGNYSERIDAHSFGKGIYFLSVKNSSGIAIRKIIVE; this is encoded by the coding sequence ATGAAAAAACTTTTTACTTCTCTTCTCATCGCCCTTTCTTTTCTTTTTACCACTTCCATTAAATCAAACGCAGCCGCTTATGTGGTGCAGGTGATGAATTTTCAATTTTCGCCCAACAAGGTGAACATGTGCCTGGGCGATACGATTGTGTTCGTATGGTCGAGCGGGTTTCACAACGTACATATATATAATCCCATTGACACCACTTCGCCCGACCTCACCGGCTTCGGGCAGTACTGGGGAATTGTTCCCACCATTGCCGCCACTTATAGTTACCAATGCGATTACCACGCAAGCATGATGCAGGGAACTTTTACCGTGAACACGATTCCAACAGCATCCGTAAATTCTGTTACCGATGTCGCCTGCAAAGGAAACAGCACAGGAGCCATCACCATAAATTCTTCCGGTGGAAGTTTAAGTTATGCATGGAGCAACGGAGCCACCACACAGAATATTTCCGGGCTTGCCGCAGGAACATACAGCGTAACGGTTTCGAACAACTGCGGCTCCACTTCGCTTACGGGAATTGTGGTGAACGAACCCGCCTCTGCGCTCAATGTTTCCATTGCGGTACAGGATAATGTGAAATGCAACGGAGGAAATGACGGGCACGTGATGCTGAACACTTCGGGCGGAACTCCCATGTATACTTATTTATGGTCGAGCGGAGAAACAGTTCCCACCATTAATACAAAACCAGCGGGAACGTATTCGGTTCTTGTTACCGATGCGAATGGCTGCACGGCAACACTGACTGCTGTGATTACCGAGCCGGCTGCCATCACCACCACGCTTGTTGTTACAACTATTTCGTGCAACGGAAATAATGACGGAGCCATTAATTTATCGGTGAGCGGTGGAACCGGCATGTACACTTATTCGTGGCAGCCAAACGGGGAAACTACTCAAAACATTTCCAATCTTTCCCCGGGAACTTATACAGTAAATATCACCGATGCAAACTTCTGCACACACACGGATGTTGCCACCGTGAATCAACCATCCGTTCTTACGGTTACTCTTTCTCCGACAGATGTTTCGTGCAACGGAGCGAACGATGGCTCCATTTCTTCATCAGTTACCGGAGGAACTTCACCTTATACGTATTCATGGAGCAACAGCGCAACCACTTCTGCTATTTCAAATCTTTCTCCGGCTACTTATTCCGTTGTTGTTGCCGATGCCAACGGATGCACTGCTGCCGCTATAGCAGGAATTACTGAACCTACCGCGCTCACCACAACGGTTTCTTCCACCAACGCAACCTGCAGTTCAACCTGCGATGGAACGGCTATGGTAACTGCATCGGGCGGAACTCCGCCTTATACCTATAGTTGGAATCCTTCGGGCGCAACCACTTCTTCTGTAACAAATCTCTGCGCAGGAACTTATACGGTTTGCGTGGAAGATGCAAATCATTGTCTGGTCTGCACGCCTGTAACTATTTCTTCTCCTCCTGCCATTACAACCACTCTTACCGCAACCAATGTTTCGTGCAACGGAAATAATGACGGAGCAATAAATTTATCGGTGAGCGGAGGAACAGGCATGTACACTTACCTGTGGATGCCCGGCATGGAAACCACTCAGAACATTTCCAATCTTTCCCCGGGAAATTATTCCGTAACAGTTACCGATGGAAATAATTGTTCTGCCACTGCAACGGTTGCTGTTACAGAACCGGCAGCGCTCGCAGTAATGCTTACTCCCAAAGATATTTCCTGCAACGGAGCGAACGATGGTTCCATTTCTTCATCAGTTACCGGAGGAACTTCGCCTTATACGTATTTGTGGAGCAACAGCGCAAGCACTCAGAATATTTCCAATCTTTCTGCAACTACCTATTCCCTTCTTGTAACCGACATGAACGGCTGCACCGCCACCGCAACCGCAACTATTTCTGAACCATCCGCGCTTACTATTACTGTTACTTCGAACAACGCCACCTGCGGCAACAGTTGCAATGGCGATGCAACTGCAGCGGTGAGCGGAGGCACTCCGCCTTATACCTATTCCTGGTGCAACGGAGCAACCACATCTGTCATTACCGGATTATGTGCCGGCAACTGCAATGCCACCGTAAGCGATGCCAACGGATGCATGCTCACTGTAACATTTACCATCACCGCTCCGCCTGCAATAATGATTTCGGTTGACAGCATTCATAATTCCACTTCGTGCAATTCGGGCAACGGAGAAATTTACACCACCGTTTCAGGAGGCGTTACTCCTTATACGTATGCATGGTCGCCTGCGGGAGGAAACAGCGATGATGCCACCGGATTGAATCCCGGAACTTATACGCTCGCGGTTACCGATGCAAACGGATGCCAGGCAACCGCAACGGCAACGGTTACCAATTCATCCGCCATGACCATTACCGGCTCGGTAACAAACGTAACCTGCAACGGAGGCACTGACGGAGCCATTATGATTTCTGTTACCGGAGGAACTCCCGCGTTTACCTATGCGTGGTCGAATGGTTCAACTTCGCAAAATCTTTCCAATGCTTCTGCCGGATGTTATTCGGTTACTGTTACCGATGCGAACGGATGTTCTGCTATGTACACCAACTGCATTACGCAGCCGGCCGCATTAACTATTTCGCTCACTTCCACTCCTGCTTCGTGCAACGGGGGAAATGACGGAACCGCCACCGTTTCCACTTCGGGCGGAAGCGGAAATTTTTCTTATCTCTGGAATCCTTCTTCGCAGACAACTGCTGCTGCCACCGGATTGAGCGCGGGAAATTATTCGGTGAGCGTTATGGACATTACCTGTTCGGTTACAGTCACAGGAACAGTAACCATTACTCAACCATCGGCAATGACGGCAACAGTTACGCATACAAATCCCTGCTCATCTACGAGCAACAACGGAACGGCAACGGTGATTGTTTCGGGCGGAAGCGGAAGTTATAGTTACCTGTGGAATCCATCGGGGCAAACCACTTCCACTGCCACCGGTCTTGGCACAGGAACTTATACGGTTACTGTAACGGATATTCTTTGCCCGAAAACTCTTACGCTCACCGTTACACTTGCTGCTCCAATTATTCCGCTTCAACTTAGCACCATTGCCGCTTTCCCCGAAAATCCCTGCGGTGCGCAAAACGGGCAGGCAGTTCCGTTTGTAATTGGCGGAAGCACGCCTTACACTTATATGTGGAGCAACGGGCAAACCAATCAGAATGCAACCGGGCTTTCTGCCGGAAATTATTCGCTCGTAGTTACCGATGCAAGCGGATGCACCGCTACGGGAACAGTTACGGTTACCTGCATTCCGGTTTCTGTTTCCAATCTTTCACCGGGTGATTTCAACATGAATATATTTCCGAACCCGACAAGCGATGCCTTTACGCTGGAGTTTGTTTCAGCAACGGCAGATGATTATGCAATTGAAATAAGAAACCTGCTTGGAGAAAAAATTTACAGCAAGGAAATAAAGAGTTTCTCCGGAAATTATTCTGAACGGATTGACGCGCATAGTTTCGGAAAAGGAATTTACTTTCTCAGTGTGAAGAATTCTTCGGGCATTGCGATTCGGAAAATTATAGTTGAGTAA
- a CDS encoding T9SS type A sorting domain-containing protein, which produces MPNGDFELGPDSSSGAWLYGIDSVGCTAVGTVLGPDFWTVVSPSPDRLIEGDIPCNWDKDTAQSGKAYVDFAYTESGKTTLISPLQKDSLYQLSVYLSLQTFKGTYTQPHRVVFIFNNGGDSIIAPYVNMPPHWQHLDTTFKASANSTEITINGFALVSSGTNVDNIFLQKISGTGINYFDINTNITLFPNPANDFIIVSVKGTIIFSIFLFNHIGEKIIVPIFELSENNFRIDLSGLSNGIYAANIYFMNGFYTTKKFIKLK; this is translated from the coding sequence GTGCCAAACGGTGATTTTGAATTAGGACCGGACAGTTCTTCTGGTGCTTGGTTATATGGGATTGACAGTGTTGGTTGCACAGCGGTAGGTACAGTTTTAGGACCGGACTTTTGGACTGTTGTTTCACCTTCTCCCGACAGGTTAATAGAAGGTGATATTCCATGTAACTGGGATAAGGATACGGCACAATCAGGCAAAGCGTATGTGGATTTCGCTTATACCGAATCAGGTAAAACGACTTTAATTTCTCCGCTTCAAAAAGATTCTCTATACCAACTCAGCGTTTATCTTTCCTTGCAAACTTTTAAAGGAACATACACACAGCCGCATCGTGTAGTATTTATATTTAATAATGGCGGAGATAGCATAATTGCTCCTTATGTTAACATGCCCCCTCACTGGCAGCACCTTGATACAACTTTTAAGGCATCGGCAAATTCAACCGAGATAACAATAAATGGTTTTGCACTTGTATCTTCTGGAACAAATGTGGACAATATATTTCTTCAAAAAATTTCTGGTACAGGAATAAATTATTTTGATATAAACACGAATATTACACTTTTTCCTAATCCTGCAAATGATTTTATTATTGTTAGTGTAAAAGGCACAATAATATTTTCAATTTTTTTGTTTAATCATATAGGAGAAAAAATCATAGTTCCAATCTTTGAATTATCAGAGAATAATTTTCGTATTGATTTGTCGGGGTTGTCAAATGGAATTTATGCAGCGAACATTTATTTTATGAACGGATTTTATACAACAAAGAAATTTATCAAACTCAAATAG
- a CDS encoding T9SS type A sorting domain-containing protein: MALHPAMSGTRSLFSNTVLQFSLFVFFVLFRFSMIAQNLVPNPSFEIFDTCPNAQGQIIHAIGWKNFNQYSPDYYNMCSTANNYLVSVPHNWTGYQQAASGNAYAGIYTYETPQPPADINIRECIGAQLLSPLVIGTKYFFSFKANLALDTNHILNQATNNIGMLFSTIFYSQSNPVPINNFAHVYSTAVITDTMNWTTIAGSFIADSAYKYVVIGNFFDNAHTTIIQMQDTIWDRIAYYFIDDVYVSTDSIAGGIAEQDMQGKIKIYPNPSDGGYNIRLNNFSVYSINVYNELGKLIFSLAENIGDNLFLDLRGEKNGIYFLLINDGQRVITKKLIKE, translated from the coding sequence ATGGCTCTGCATCCCGCTATGAGCGGGACTCGCTCTCTTTTTTCTAACACTGTTTTGCAGTTTTCCCTTTTCGTATTTTTCGTACTATTTCGCTTTTCGATGATTGCGCAAAATCTTGTGCCTAATCCCTCTTTTGAAATTTTTGATACTTGTCCAAATGCACAGGGTCAAATAATTCATGCTATTGGGTGGAAAAATTTTAATCAATACTCTCCTGATTATTATAATATGTGCTCAACTGCAAATAATTATTTAGTATCTGTCCCACATAACTGGACTGGATACCAGCAAGCGGCAAGTGGTAATGCTTATGCTGGTATTTATACTTATGAAACGCCACAGCCCCCTGCTGATATAAATATTAGAGAATGTATTGGAGCGCAATTACTTTCTCCACTTGTAATTGGCACTAAATATTTTTTTTCCTTTAAAGCGAATTTAGCGCTTGATACAAATCATATTCTTAATCAGGCAACAAATAACATAGGAATGTTATTTTCAACAATATTCTATAGCCAATCGAATCCAGTCCCTATAAATAATTTTGCACATGTCTATTCTACTGCTGTGATTACTGATACGATGAATTGGACAACTATTGCTGGTTCTTTTATTGCTGATTCTGCTTATAAGTATGTTGTCATCGGTAATTTTTTTGACAATGCACACACTACAATAATTCAGATGCAAGATACTATTTGGGATAGGATTGCTTACTATTTTATAGACGATGTCTATGTTTCTACGGATTCTATTGCAGGAGGTATTGCTGAACAAGATATGCAGGGAAAAATAAAAATATATCCTAACCCATCCGATGGCGGGTATAATATTAGGTTAAATAATTTTTCAGTTTATTCTATAAATGTTTATAATGAATTAGGTAAACTTATTTTTTCGTTAGCGGAAAATATAGGCGATAATTTATTTTTAGATTTAAGAGGAGAAAAGAACGGAATTTATTTTCTTCTAATTAATGATGGGCAAAGAGTAATAACAAAAAAACTGATAAAAGAATAA
- a CDS encoding KUP/HAK/KT family potassium transporter, with protein sequence MFNNSSKAYSHIPAVSGAGLLVTLGIIFGDIGTSPLYVLKAVVGTKTIDSTLIIGGISCIFWTLIILTTVKYVILTLRADNRGEGGIFSLYALVKKTKIYWLIIPAMIGGSALIADGILTPAISVSSAVEGLKSVNENINPLPIVITILTALFVIQQFGTSFVGKFFGPVMLIWFAMLGYLGFVAIAGTPEILKALNPVYAYRLLAEHPGGFWVLGAVFLATTGAEGIYSDMGHCGKGNIRISWSMVLTMLLLNYFGQGAWLLNHQGELLGERNPFYMIMPVWFILPGILISTSATIVASQALITGSFTIINEAIRLNFWPKVRIVHPSDFKGQMYIPSVNWMLFAGCIGVVLYFRESSNMEAAYGLTINFDMLMTTILLSFYMMLKRYNPVFIFSFFAIYFFIENSFLVANLSKFVHGGWVSFMIAGILVTVMWIWFQARKIRNRYLEFVKLDDYVPAMIDLSRDTSVPKYATHLVYLTSADDPRDIEAAVMNSILNNHPKRADIYWLVHVDVVNEPYRMEYKVNILAPEDLIRIDFRLGFRIPPRIGLMFQRIVHDLLESKEVDVTSRYDSKGDEIGDFRFVVLEKFLSYENELPFYEKIIMDGYFLLKHMSLSDEKSFGLDMDDVTLEKVPLIITPVKEVKLKRIN encoded by the coding sequence GTGTTCAACAATTCTTCCAAAGCATACAGTCATATCCCCGCAGTTTCGGGTGCAGGGCTTTTAGTAACGCTCGGAATTATTTTTGGCGACATCGGCACTTCTCCTCTCTATGTGCTGAAAGCAGTCGTAGGAACAAAAACAATTGACTCCACTTTAATTATTGGCGGCATCTCCTGCATTTTCTGGACGCTGATTATTCTCACCACAGTTAAATATGTAATCCTCACTCTCCGCGCGGACAACCGCGGTGAAGGAGGAATTTTTTCTCTCTACGCGCTGGTGAAGAAGACAAAAATTTACTGGCTCATTATTCCTGCCATGATTGGCGGCAGCGCGCTCATTGCCGATGGAATTCTCACTCCTGCCATTTCGGTTTCCTCCGCGGTGGAAGGATTAAAATCGGTGAATGAAAATATAAATCCGCTTCCCATTGTCATCACTATTCTCACTGCGCTGTTTGTCATTCAGCAGTTCGGAACAAGTTTTGTTGGGAAATTTTTTGGACCCGTCATGCTCATCTGGTTTGCCATGCTCGGTTATCTCGGATTTGTTGCTATCGCAGGCACTCCTGAAATTCTCAAAGCGCTGAATCCTGTTTACGCCTATCGTCTTCTTGCCGAACATCCGGGAGGATTCTGGGTGCTGGGCGCAGTGTTTCTTGCCACTACAGGCGCGGAAGGAATTTATTCCGACATGGGTCACTGCGGAAAAGGAAACATCCGCATTTCATGGTCAATGGTTTTAACAATGCTTCTGCTGAATTATTTCGGGCAGGGTGCATGGCTGCTGAATCACCAGGGAGAATTGCTCGGTGAAAGAAATCCGTTTTACATGATTATGCCCGTGTGGTTTATCCTTCCTGGAATTTTAATTTCCACTTCGGCAACTATTGTTGCAAGCCAGGCATTAATCACCGGTTCTTTCACTATTATCAACGAAGCCATCCGCCTCAACTTCTGGCCGAAAGTGAGAATTGTTCATCCATCCGATTTCAAAGGGCAGATGTATATTCCTTCCGTGAACTGGATGCTGTTTGCGGGATGTATCGGTGTAGTACTTTATTTCCGCGAATCATCCAACATGGAGGCGGCATACGGGCTTACCATCAATTTTGATATGCTGATGACAACAATACTTCTTTCGTTTTACATGATGCTGAAAAGATATAACCCGGTTTTCATTTTTTCTTTTTTCGCGATTTATTTTTTCATTGAAAATTCTTTCCTGGTTGCCAACCTCAGCAAATTTGTGCATGGCGGATGGGTGAGTTTTATGATTGCCGGAATTCTTGTTACAGTGATGTGGATTTGGTTCCAGGCGAGAAAAATCCGGAACCGCTATCTGGAATTTGTGAAACTGGATGATTATGTTCCTGCCATGATTGATTTGAGCCGCGATACCAGCGTTCCGAAATATGCAACGCATTTGGTTTATCTCACGAGCGCGGATGACCCGCGCGATATTGAAGCGGCAGTAATGAATTCCATTCTGAACAATCACCCGAAGCGCGCGGATATTTACTGGCTGGTGCACGTGGATGTGGTGAACGAACCTTACCGCATGGAATATAAAGTGAACATTCTCGCGCCCGAAGATTTAATCCGCATTGATTTCCGTTTGGGCTTCCGCATTCCACCGCGAATCGGTTTGATGTTCCAGCGGATTGTTCATGATTTGCTGGAGTCGAAAGAAGTGGACGTAACGAGCCGCTACGATTCGAAAGGCGATGAGATTGGAGATTTCCGTTTCGTGGTGCTGGAAAAATTTCTCTCCTATGAAAACGAACTTCCCTTCTACGAAAAAATTATCATGGATGGATATTTTCTTCTGAAGCACATGAGTTTGTCAGATGAAAAATCTTTCGGGCTCGATATGGATGATGTAACGCTCGAAAAAGTTCCGCTGATAATTACTCCGGTGAAGGAAGTTAAACTCAAGCGCATCAACTGA
- the amrB gene encoding AmmeMemoRadiSam system protein B, translating into MSVTSPPYPLLVQGEGRLLRGVPSGKDRVRSFQMKLFSLFIFLLPMLATSQPIKLRSQLADTVGFAHQQWQMDSVMKRIEKEFGKKMADVWKEKNISAGDAWKVAISPHDDHTYASYLYPLVLRNVKAKTVIFFGVAHKAKQLNLQDKIIFDSFTHWRGCYGNIKVSPLREKIIAQLPKEIYEVNDSMQTIEHSVEGILPFVQYFNRSVEIVSILVPYNSFDNMNKMAKPLAAAIASVMKENKLEWGKDIALVLSTDAVHYGDEDWGGKNFATYGADSAGYEKAVAHEHEIIGNCFAGELTTEKIKKFTEYTVKKDDYKDYLWTWCGRYSVPMGLLTAFYMAEAGKTKLTGTPIGYATSLSHPPIPVEDLKMGTTAPAKIRHWVGYFSGGFK; encoded by the coding sequence ATGTCAGTGACTTCACCCCCCTACCCTCTCCTTGTGCAAGGAGAGGGGCGTCTGCTCAGAGGAGTCCCTTCGGGAAAAGACAGGGTGAGGTCTTTTCAAATGAAACTTTTTTCTCTCTTTATATTTTTACTTCCCATGCTTGCAACCTCACAACCCATAAAACTCCGCTCGCAGCTTGCCGACACGGTGGGCTTCGCGCATCAGCAATGGCAGATGGACAGCGTGATGAAGCGGATTGAAAAAGAGTTCGGAAAAAAAATGGCGGATGTATGGAAAGAGAAAAACATTTCTGCGGGCGATGCATGGAAGGTTGCCATTTCTCCGCACGATGACCATACCTATGCAAGTTACCTGTACCCACTTGTGCTGCGGAACGTGAAAGCGAAGACAGTGATTTTCTTCGGGGTGGCACACAAGGCGAAGCAACTCAACCTGCAGGATAAAATTATTTTCGATTCGTTCACGCACTGGCGCGGATGCTACGGCAATATAAAAGTTTCTCCGCTGCGCGAAAAAATAATTGCACAACTTCCAAAGGAAATCTATGAAGTGAATGATTCCATGCAAACTATTGAACATTCGGTGGAGGGAATTCTCCCGTTCGTTCAGTATTTCAACCGCTCCGTTGAAATTGTTTCCATTCTGGTTCCCTATAATTCATTCGACAACATGAACAAGATGGCGAAGCCGCTTGCCGCTGCCATTGCTTCCGTTATGAAAGAAAACAAACTCGAATGGGGAAAAGATATTGCCCTTGTCCTTTCCACCGATGCGGTGCATTATGGCGATGAGGACTGGGGAGGAAAAAACTTTGCCACGTATGGAGCCGACAGCGCGGGCTACGAAAAAGCAGTGGCGCACGAACATGAAATCATCGGCAACTGCTTTGCAGGAGAACTCACCACAGAAAAAATAAAAAAGTTCACTGAATACACGGTGAAGAAAGACGACTATAAAGATTATTTATGGACCTGGTGCGGCAGGTATTCCGTGCCTATGGGATTGCTCACTGCTTTTTATATGGCAGAAGCAGGCAAAACAAAACTCACCGGCACACCGATCGGCTATGCCACCAGTTTATCGCACCCTCCCATTCCTGTTGAGGACTTGAAAATGGGAACCACCGCCCCGGCAAAAATCAGGCATTGGGTGGGATACTTCAGCGGGGGGTTTAAGTAA
- a CDS encoding tetratricopeptide repeat protein — MKKLFFLAAVGSWQLAVSQSLSDAIKLTESEQFEKADAAFRSLIQREPTNGDNFFFYGENFFKQEILDSSFKKIDLDTARMMYEMGMKKNPNNPINYVGLGKVLWYEGKTADAKKQFYDAVQIISPINKTDKTTGKQKAMVYMKIAETYTRAKNKDLAEAINLLNKALKEDKDNPEIYILIGDATLEQNPGDASQAITYYKKAYDMDKKSSKALLRIGQLYSRARNLPEAVKNYDEATKVDPNFAPAYREKAEAFYRGKQYETAIQNYKKYLELNSGSLSAQVRYASFLFLSKKYSDAIASIQEIQKTNAQIIFLYRLLAYSYFETGDCTNGLTAIDKFFSMAPAKKILASDYEYNGKLLSKCGKDSLAIEKLKKAIEQDTTKPELNGELGKSYMQMKKYPEAIDAFNKKIKAGKGVDANDYYVLGLAYYKSKQCALADSSFKQITILRPDIPMGYLYRAKANACLDPDSKKGMAKPFYEQYLSKLKPEEMDKNKSSVIEAYEAIGYADMVMKDYANAKCIYQKLIGVDPNSKKAKEALKEPNVAKATCSQ, encoded by the coding sequence ATGAAAAAGTTATTTTTTTTAGCAGCAGTTGGCAGTTGGCAGTTGGCAGTTTCACAATCACTTTCTGACGCAATCAAATTAACCGAGAGCGAACAATTTGAAAAAGCCGATGCAGCATTTCGTTCGTTGATTCAGCGCGAGCCCACTAACGGAGATAATTTTTTCTTCTACGGAGAAAATTTTTTCAAGCAGGAAATTCTCGATTCATCTTTCAAGAAAATTGATTTGGATACTGCGCGGATGATGTATGAAATGGGAATGAAAAAAAATCCGAACAATCCAATAAATTACGTGGGGCTTGGAAAAGTTTTGTGGTATGAAGGAAAAACTGCCGATGCGAAAAAACAATTTTACGATGCGGTGCAAATTATTTCTCCTATTAACAAAACGGATAAAACCACCGGCAAACAAAAAGCAATGGTGTACATGAAAATTGCAGAAACTTACACGCGCGCGAAGAACAAAGATTTGGCTGAAGCAATCAATCTTCTCAACAAGGCGCTGAAGGAAGACAAAGACAATCCTGAAATTTATATTCTGATTGGCGATGCAACGCTCGAGCAAAATCCCGGTGACGCATCGCAGGCGATTACTTATTACAAGAAGGCATACGACATGGATAAAAAATCTTCCAAAGCGCTTTTGCGAATTGGGCAGTTGTATTCACGAGCGAGAAATTTGCCGGAAGCGGTAAAAAATTATGACGAAGCAACCAAGGTTGATCCGAACTTCGCTCCCGCTTACCGCGAAAAGGCGGAAGCATTCTACAGGGGAAAACAATACGAAACCGCCATTCAGAACTACAAAAAATATTTAGAACTCAACAGCGGAAGTTTGAGCGCGCAGGTGCGTTACGCTTCGTTTCTTTTCCTGAGCAAAAAATATTCGGATGCGATTGCTTCCATACAGGAAATTCAAAAAACAAATGCGCAAATTATTTTTCTCTATCGCCTTCTCGCCTACTCTTATTTTGAAACGGGAGATTGCACAAACGGCTTGACAGCGATTGATAAATTTTTCTCGATGGCTCCTGCGAAAAAAATTCTCGCTTCGGATTATGAGTACAATGGAAAACTTTTGTCGAAGTGCGGAAAAGATTCCCTGGCGATTGAAAAATTGAAAAAAGCAATCGAGCAGGACACAACAAAACCGGAACTCAACGGAGAGTTGGGAAAAAGTTATATGCAGATGAAAAAATATCCCGAAGCCATTGACGCCTTCAACAAAAAAATAAAAGCCGGAAAGGGAGTTGACGCAAATGATTATTATGTGCTCGGTCTCGCCTATTATAAAAGCAAACAATGCGCGCTGGCGGATTCTTCGTTCAAACAAATTACAATTCTTCGCCCGGATATTCCGATGGGATATTTATATAGAGCAAAAGCAAATGCCTGCCTCGATCCCGACAGTAAAAAAGGAATGGCAAAACCTTTTTACGAGCAGTATCTTTCCAAATTGAAACCGGAAGAGATGGATAAAAATAAATCAAGCGTGATTGAAGCGTACGAAGCCATTGGTTATGCGGATATGGTTATGAAAGATTACGCAAACGCAAAATGTATTTACCAGAAACTTATTGGCGTTGACCCGAACAGCAAGAAAGCAAAAGAAGCATTGAAAGAACCGAACGTGGCGAAGGCAACCTGCTCACAATAA